The Streptomyces cynarae genome contains a region encoding:
- a CDS encoding sulfite exporter TauE/SafE family protein — MSALILALVAGAVIGLALGGLGGGGSVLAVPALIYLLHFTPAQATTASLVIVTLTSVTALVGHARDGNVAWRTGLLFAAAGIVPAMLAGAAADHLPQSTLTVAFAVIAALAALRMLRPARSEPSGTVDPGKAGAAGAGLGAVTGFLGVGGGFLAVPALVSVLSLPMRRAVGSSLLVITINSLAALVARAGTGMHLDWAVIAPFTAAAILGAWDGKRLSKKIKGHTLQRLFAYVLLAVAAFMLVDAIA; from the coding sequence GTGAGCGCCCTGATCCTCGCCCTCGTCGCCGGTGCCGTCATCGGACTGGCCCTGGGCGGCCTCGGCGGAGGCGGCAGCGTCCTCGCCGTACCCGCCCTGATCTACCTGCTCCACTTCACCCCGGCGCAAGCGACGACAGCCAGCCTGGTCATCGTCACCCTCACCTCGGTCACGGCCCTCGTCGGGCACGCCCGGGACGGCAACGTCGCCTGGCGCACCGGGCTGCTCTTCGCCGCAGCCGGCATCGTGCCCGCGATGCTCGCCGGGGCCGCCGCCGACCACCTGCCCCAGAGCACGCTCACGGTCGCGTTCGCCGTCATCGCGGCACTCGCCGCGCTGCGCATGCTCCGACCCGCCCGCAGCGAGCCGTCCGGCACGGTCGACCCAGGCAAGGCGGGCGCCGCCGGAGCCGGCCTCGGCGCGGTGACCGGGTTCCTGGGCGTGGGCGGCGGCTTCCTCGCCGTGCCAGCACTGGTGAGCGTGCTGAGCCTGCCCATGCGCCGGGCCGTCGGCAGCAGCCTGCTGGTCATCACGATTAACTCCCTGGCTGCGCTCGTCGCTCGAGCCGGCACCGGCATGCACCTGGACTGGGCCGTCATCGCACCGTTCACCGCGGCGGCGATCCTGGGCGCCTGGGACGGCAAACGCCTGTCGAAGAAGATCAAGGGACATACCCTTCAG
- a CDS encoding MBL fold metallo-hydrolase, whose amino-acid sequence MFFIDTIELDGLGNRHYLAGGRQTAVAVDPPRDFDQVLAAAARRGVRISHVVETHIHNDYVTGGLELARVTGAAYLVPAAARVSFARVPVVDGDTVTVDDGLDLRAVATPGHTPHHTSYVLQENGVPVAAFTGGSLLIGTVGRPDLVEPRLTEQLARAQHASAHRLADELPDETSVLPTHGFGSFCSSAQAEGDATTIGKEKSVNAALTQDVDSFVVRLLAELDDVPAYYAHMGPANAGGPAPVDLTPPAIADAQEIAARLAAGEWVVDLRSRIAFAEGHVAGSFNFEADGKIATYLAWMIPWGKPVTLLAESPEQLAAAQRELVRVGIDRPAAAVTGLPQEWVAEGGSLSSFPRSTFAQLAEHGTDGIVVLDVRRDSERAARYIEGSVHIPIHQLHQRLGEVPPGTVWVHCAGGMRAGIAASLLDAAGHDVVAVDDGFDAASNAGLTVVTG is encoded by the coding sequence GTGTTCTTCATCGACACCATCGAGCTCGACGGTCTCGGCAACCGCCACTACTTGGCCGGCGGCCGGCAGACGGCCGTGGCGGTGGACCCGCCGCGCGACTTCGACCAGGTCCTTGCGGCGGCCGCCCGGCGCGGGGTGCGGATCTCGCACGTGGTGGAGACCCACATCCACAACGACTACGTCACCGGTGGCCTGGAGCTGGCGCGGGTCACGGGCGCCGCCTATCTGGTGCCGGCCGCCGCCCGTGTGTCGTTCGCCCGGGTGCCGGTGGTCGACGGCGACACGGTCACCGTCGACGACGGGCTGGACCTGCGAGCCGTGGCCACACCGGGTCACACGCCGCACCACACGTCGTACGTGCTGCAGGAGAACGGCGTGCCGGTGGCCGCGTTCACCGGTGGTTCGCTGCTGATCGGCACGGTGGGCCGGCCGGACCTGGTCGAGCCGCGGCTGACCGAGCAGTTGGCCCGTGCCCAGCACGCCTCGGCGCACCGTCTGGCGGACGAACTGCCCGACGAGACGTCCGTGCTGCCCACCCACGGCTTCGGCAGCTTCTGCTCCTCGGCGCAGGCCGAGGGGGACGCCACCACCATCGGCAAGGAGAAGAGCGTCAACGCGGCGCTGACCCAGGACGTGGACTCCTTCGTCGTCCGGCTGCTGGCCGAGCTGGACGACGTGCCCGCCTACTACGCGCATATGGGTCCGGCCAACGCCGGCGGCCCGGCTCCGGTGGACCTGACTCCCCCGGCCATCGCGGACGCCCAGGAGATCGCCGCCCGCCTCGCGGCCGGCGAGTGGGTCGTCGACCTGCGCAGCCGTATCGCGTTCGCCGAGGGCCATGTCGCCGGTTCGTTCAACTTCGAGGCGGACGGAAAGATCGCCACCTACCTGGCCTGGATGATCCCGTGGGGCAAGCCGGTGACCCTGCTGGCCGAGTCGCCCGAGCAGCTGGCAGCCGCCCAGCGCGAACTCGTCCGGGTCGGCATCGACCGGCCAGCCGCCGCCGTGACCGGCTTGCCCCAGGAGTGGGTGGCCGAGGGCGGCTCCCTGTCCTCCTTCCCCCGGTCCACGTTCGCCCAACTGGCCGAGCACGGCACCGACGGCATCGTCGTCCTGGACGTACGCCGCGACTCCGAGCGCGCCGCCAGGTACATCGAGGGCTCCGTGCACATCCCCATCCACCAGTTGCACCAGCGGCTGGGCGAGGTGCCCCCCGGGACCGTCTGGGTGCACTGCGCCGGCGGCATGCGGGCCGGTATCGCCGCCTCACTCCTGGACGCCGCGGGCCATGACGTCGTGGCCGTCGACGACGGATTCGACGCCGCCTCCAACGCCGGACTGACCGTCGTCACCGGCTGA
- a CDS encoding rhodanese-like domain-containing protein, which yields MFLFRSGGDRVTVDEAHRCTHGTDAPAVLLDVREQDEWDAGHAPGALHAPLSRLVADGAVPAAAQGRPLVVICRSGNRSQQAAKLLAARGAEAVDVKGGMQAWATAGHPVVEERGNNGSIT from the coding sequence ATGTTCCTCTTCCGAAGCGGCGGGGACCGCGTCACCGTAGACGAGGCCCACCGATGCACCCATGGAACCGACGCCCCGGCCGTGCTGCTGGACGTGCGCGAGCAGGACGAGTGGGACGCCGGTCACGCTCCCGGCGCCCTCCACGCACCGCTGTCCCGCCTGGTGGCGGACGGGGCAGTGCCCGCCGCCGCCCAGGGGCGGCCGCTGGTGGTGATCTGCCGCAGCGGCAACCGCTCGCAGCAGGCCGCCAAACTGCTGGCCGCACGCGGCGCCGAGGCCGTGGACGTCAAGGGCGGCATGCAGGCATGGGCCACCGCCGGTCACCCGGTCGTCGAAGAACGCGGAAACAACGGCTCCATAACGTGA
- a CDS encoding metal-sensitive transcriptional regulator, with the protein MELELEGADLKSVLNRLRRAQGQISGVIRMIEEGRDCEDVVTQLAAASRALDRAGFAIIATGLQQCLTDIDTGRKNGDDTEQIRNRLERLFLSLA; encoded by the coding sequence ATGGAACTGGAGCTTGAGGGTGCGGACCTGAAGTCCGTGTTGAACCGACTGCGCCGCGCGCAGGGGCAGATCTCAGGCGTGATTCGAATGATCGAAGAAGGCCGCGATTGCGAAGACGTCGTCACGCAGCTCGCCGCCGCGTCCCGCGCCCTGGACCGGGCCGGTTTCGCGATCATCGCCACCGGTCTACAGCAGTGCCTGACCGACATCGACACCGGTCGGAAGAACGGTGATGACACCGAGCAGATCCGCAACCGGCTGGAGAGGCTCTTCCTGTCACTGGCGTGA